From one Triticum urartu cultivar G1812 chromosome 3, Tu2.1, whole genome shotgun sequence genomic stretch:
- the LOC125543806 gene encoding uncharacterized protein LOC125543806: MSGSSVIYANMNSLRGWRFGIGCCAKNEGQGAELSRGRMILQDESETEEDDPLDTEDASSVLIAALQSFGQALVNDNEEKDIVKEVDVFLRPTLNDRGSPISKIATLEAQMTIARDRILRISE; this comes from the exons ATGAGTGGTTCCAGTGTCATATACGCCAACATG AATTCGCTACGAGGTTGGAGATTTGGGATTGGATGCTGCGCCAAGAACGAGGGACAAGGTGCTGAACTAAGTAGGGGCAGAATGATTCTTCAG GATGAGTCAGAAACTGAAGAAGATGATCCCTTGGACACAGAAGATGCTTCCTCTGTCCTCATCGCTGCACTACAGTCTTTCGGCCAAGCTCTGGTGAATGACAACGAAGAAAAAGATATCGTGAAAGAGGTAGATGTCTTCTTGCGTCCTACCCTAAATGACAGGGGCTCTCCTATCAGCAAAATAGCTACTCTGGAGGCGCAGATGACGATAGCAAGAGACCGTATCTTGAGGATAAGTGAATGA